Proteins encoded together in one Juglans regia cultivar Chandler chromosome 9, Walnut 2.0, whole genome shotgun sequence window:
- the LOC108982338 gene encoding CRAL-TRIO domain-containing protein C3H8.02-like isoform X1, which translates to MAFRLCQNLRHPLVPPLKFSMKATRTSKLCVQNCMLDPKESRKLVLEVKEKLQKEYHSLPVGNNGRDDEDMILWFLKDRKFSVEDAVAKLTKAIKWRQEFKVSELSEESVKNVAQTGKAYVHDFLDVNDRPVLIVEASKHFPAMQDPAEDEKLCVFMIEKALHKLPTGKEDILGIFDLRGFGTDNADLKFLTFMFDVCYYYYPKRLGQVLFVEAPFVFKPIWQLARPLMKSYASLVRFCSVETVRKEYFTERTVPSSFRG; encoded by the exons atggCGTTTCGTCTGTGTCAAAACCTTCGTCACCCGCTTGTCCCTCCGCTTAAATTTTCCATGAAAGCCACTCGAACTAGCAAGCTGTGTGTTCAGAACTGTATGCTGGACCCGAAAGAGTCACGCAAG CTAGTTTTGGAGGTTAAAGAGAAGCTTCAAAAAGAATACCACAGTCTTCCCGTCGGCAACAATGGAAGAGATGATGAAGATATGATCCTATGGTTTCTGAAGGACCGGAAGTTTTCTGTTGAAGATGCTGTTGCAAAATTGACTAAAGCCATT AAATGGCGTCAAGAATTCAAGGTGTCGGAATTGTCTGAAGAGTCGGTGAAAAATGTGGCTCAAACTGGAAAGGCCTATGTGCATGATTTTCTCGATGTCAATGACAGACCTGTGCTCATAGTGGAGGCTTCCAAGCATTTTCCCGCA ATGCAGGATCCTGCAGAGGATGAGAAACTGTGTGTGTTTATGATTGAGAAGGCATTGCATAAGCTGCCGACTGGAAAAGAAGACATACTTGGAATATTTGATCTACGGGGCTTTGGTACAGATAATGCAGATCTTAAGTTTTTAACGTTTATG TTTGATGTATGTTACTATTATTATCCAAAGCGATTGGGACAAGTCCTCTTTGTGGAAGCACCATTTGTGTTTAAGCCAATTTGGCAGCTTGCCAGGCCATTGATGAAATCATATGCTTCTCTg gtGAGGTTTTGCTCTGTGGAGACTGTCAGGAAGGAATATTTTACAGAAAGGACAGTGCCGTCTAGCTTTAGAGGCTGA
- the LOC108982338 gene encoding CRAL-TRIO domain-containing protein C3H8.02-like isoform X2 produces MQLVLEVKEKLQKEYHSLPVGNNGRDDEDMILWFLKDRKFSVEDAVAKLTKAIKWRQEFKVSELSEESVKNVAQTGKAYVHDFLDVNDRPVLIVEASKHFPAMQDPAEDEKLCVFMIEKALHKLPTGKEDILGIFDLRGFGTDNADLKFLTFMFDVCYYYYPKRLGQVLFVEAPFVFKPIWQLARPLMKSYASLVRFCSVETVRKEYFTERTVPSSFRG; encoded by the exons ATGCAGCTAGTTTTGGAGGTTAAAGAGAAGCTTCAAAAAGAATACCACAGTCTTCCCGTCGGCAACAATGGAAGAGATGATGAAGATATGATCCTATGGTTTCTGAAGGACCGGAAGTTTTCTGTTGAAGATGCTGTTGCAAAATTGACTAAAGCCATT AAATGGCGTCAAGAATTCAAGGTGTCGGAATTGTCTGAAGAGTCGGTGAAAAATGTGGCTCAAACTGGAAAGGCCTATGTGCATGATTTTCTCGATGTCAATGACAGACCTGTGCTCATAGTGGAGGCTTCCAAGCATTTTCCCGCA ATGCAGGATCCTGCAGAGGATGAGAAACTGTGTGTGTTTATGATTGAGAAGGCATTGCATAAGCTGCCGACTGGAAAAGAAGACATACTTGGAATATTTGATCTACGGGGCTTTGGTACAGATAATGCAGATCTTAAGTTTTTAACGTTTATG TTTGATGTATGTTACTATTATTATCCAAAGCGATTGGGACAAGTCCTCTTTGTGGAAGCACCATTTGTGTTTAAGCCAATTTGGCAGCTTGCCAGGCCATTGATGAAATCATATGCTTCTCTg gtGAGGTTTTGCTCTGTGGAGACTGTCAGGAAGGAATATTTTACAGAAAGGACAGTGCCGTCTAGCTTTAGAGGCTGA